The Pantoea nemavictus genome includes a region encoding these proteins:
- a CDS encoding LysE family translocator: protein MTLILSFLFAITILTLTPGFDTALVLRSAAAQGWRRASVTALGVTLGCLVWGVAVGLGLGALLLASEMAYNLLKWVGAAYLLYLGVKLLIHPRTQAEQGQRTQSKEQRYFACFTRGLFGNLLNPKVGVFYVTFLPQFIPAGASVPLWCTLMALTHMLIGLVWNAVLIGSSQYFATHLRRPAVLKVMDRLTGCVFIGFAAKLALSRR from the coding sequence ATGACACTTATCCTTTCATTCCTCTTCGCCATCACCATTCTTACGCTTACACCCGGCTTTGATACTGCATTAGTGCTTCGTTCCGCCGCCGCGCAAGGCTGGAGACGCGCCTCGGTAACGGCGCTGGGCGTCACGCTGGGTTGTCTGGTATGGGGTGTTGCGGTGGGACTGGGTTTGGGCGCGCTGCTGCTGGCCTCGGAAATGGCTTATAACTTGCTCAAATGGGTCGGCGCGGCTTATCTGCTCTATCTCGGCGTCAAACTGTTAATCCATCCGCGCACACAGGCGGAACAAGGCCAGCGCACCCAGAGCAAAGAACAACGTTATTTCGCCTGCTTCACGCGCGGTTTATTTGGCAACCTGTTAAATCCCAAAGTCGGCGTGTTCTATGTCACCTTCCTGCCGCAGTTCATTCCAGCGGGCGCTTCGGTGCCGCTGTGGTGCACGCTAATGGCGCTCACGCATATGCTGATTGGTTTGGTGTGGAATGCGGTGCTGATTGGTAGCAGCCAGTACTTTGCCACGCATCTGCGTCGCCCGGCGGTGCTGAAAGTGATGGATCGCCTAACCGGCTGCGTCTTTATTGGTTTTGCCGCGAAGCTGGCGCTGTCGCGGCGTTAA
- a CDS encoding amidohydrolase family protein: MFTQPVIDCHHHVFDPKNFPWAPESAYNPDGHELATPDYYRAVMQVYNIRHSLIVGPTSGYNTDNRCLLNTIKRGEGRFKGIAVTPRDVDSDTLASLKAQGIVGIALNVAMLGTEPFIQLDGLMGRLAELDLFAQIQVQNDQLLALMPLLSRTRARLLIDHSGRPDVSAGLKQPAFQALLSLADQQRTSVKLSGLAKFSRQPYPFSDGHPYLLALLQAFGAENCMWGSDWPFLRASERMDMGTQLLLIEQLIPDEKSRRQVLWHTPKRLFGFTELQESR; this comes from the coding sequence ATGTTTACGCAACCGGTCATTGACTGCCATCACCACGTTTTTGATCCCAAAAACTTTCCCTGGGCGCCCGAAAGCGCTTATAACCCGGACGGGCACGAGCTGGCGACGCCAGATTACTATCGCGCCGTGATGCAGGTCTACAACATCCGCCATTCGCTGATTGTCGGTCCGACCTCGGGTTACAACACCGACAACCGCTGCCTGCTGAATACCATCAAGCGCGGTGAAGGCCGTTTCAAGGGGATTGCGGTCACGCCGCGTGATGTCGATAGCGATACGCTCGCCAGCCTGAAAGCGCAGGGCATTGTCGGGATCGCGCTTAACGTGGCGATGCTGGGCACCGAACCGTTTATCCAGCTGGATGGCCTGATGGGCAGGCTGGCGGAGCTGGATCTGTTTGCCCAAATCCAGGTGCAGAACGACCAGTTGCTGGCACTGATGCCGCTGCTGTCACGCACCCGCGCGCGCCTGCTGATTGATCACTCAGGTCGACCGGACGTCAGCGCAGGCCTGAAGCAACCGGCGTTTCAGGCGCTGCTGTCGCTGGCCGATCAGCAGCGCACCAGCGTGAAACTGTCCGGGCTGGCGAAATTTTCCCGCCAGCCTTATCCCTTCAGCGATGGTCATCCCTATCTGCTGGCACTGCTGCAGGCGTTCGGTGCCGAAAACTGCATGTGGGGATCCGACTGGCCCTTCCTGCGCGCCAGCGAACGCATGGATATGGGCACGCAACTGCTGCTCATAGAACAGCTGATCCCAGACGAAAAGAGCCGCCGCCAGGTGCTGTGGCACACGCCAAAGCGGCTGTTTGGTTTTACTGAACTACAGGAGTCACGATGA
- the cmoB gene encoding tRNA 5-methoxyuridine(34)/uridine 5-oxyacetic acid(34) synthase CmoB: MIEFGRFYQQIATGPLASWLEVLPAQVAAWQRENLHGKFRDWEKSVDYLPLLTPQKLDLLHSVSADVDDLTDRQRLGIENLLRNLMPWRKGPYSLYGTEIDTEWRSDWKWDRVLPHISPLQHRTVLDVGCGSGYHMWRMIGAGAKLVVGIDPMQLFLCQFEAVRKLLGDDRRAHLLPLGIEQLPALQAFDTVFSMGVLYHRRSPLDHLMQLKNQLVSEGELVLETLVIEGDENAVLVPGERYAQMRNVYFIPSAAALKSWLEKCGFIDVRIVDYAVTSVEEQRRTSWMTSESLAEFLDPNDSSKTIEGYPAPLRAVLVARKP, encoded by the coding sequence ATGATTGAGTTTGGCCGTTTTTATCAGCAGATTGCCACCGGCCCGCTCGCCAGTTGGCTGGAAGTATTACCTGCCCAGGTCGCCGCGTGGCAGCGTGAAAACCTGCACGGCAAGTTTCGCGATTGGGAGAAGTCGGTCGATTATCTGCCGCTGCTGACTCCACAGAAGCTGGATTTATTGCACAGCGTGAGCGCTGATGTTGACGATCTGACCGATCGTCAACGCCTTGGCATTGAGAATCTGCTGCGCAATTTGATGCCGTGGCGTAAAGGCCCTTATTCGCTGTACGGTACCGAGATCGACACCGAATGGCGTTCCGACTGGAAATGGGATCGCGTGTTACCGCACATTTCTCCTTTGCAGCATCGCACGGTGCTGGATGTCGGTTGCGGCAGCGGTTATCACATGTGGCGTATGATCGGCGCGGGCGCCAAGCTGGTGGTCGGCATCGATCCCATGCAGCTATTTTTGTGCCAGTTTGAAGCGGTGCGTAAGTTGCTGGGCGACGATCGTCGGGCGCATTTGCTGCCGCTGGGTATTGAGCAGTTACCGGCGTTGCAGGCGTTTGATACCGTGTTTTCCATGGGCGTGCTTTATCACCGTCGTTCGCCACTCGATCACCTGATGCAGCTGAAAAATCAGTTAGTCAGTGAAGGCGAGCTGGTGCTGGAGACGCTAGTGATTGAAGGCGACGAGAACGCGGTGTTGGTGCCGGGTGAACGTTATGCGCAGATGCGAAATGTGTACTTTATTCCCTCTGCGGCGGCGCTGAAAAGCTGGCTGGAGAAGTGTGGATTTATCGATGTGCGCATTGTCGATTATGCGGTGACCTCGGTGGAAGAGCAGCGACGTACCAGCTGGATGACCAGCGAATCGCTGGCCGAGTTCCTTGATCCTAATGACAGCAGCAAAACCATCGAAGGTTATCCCGCGCCGCTGCGCGCGGTGCTCGTCGCCCGCAAGCCGTAA
- the cutC gene encoding copper homeostasis protein CutC: protein MTKLEICCYGIDCAMTAQLSGADRVELCSAPREGGLTPSAGVLEAARREISIPVHPIVRPRGGDFCYTHHEFESMKSDVALMRELGFPGLVIGMLDEDAHVDIARMQQIMKLCDGMAVTFHRAFDLCHSPKRSLEVLADLGIARILTSGQQQSAEAGIALLRELNEHSTGPIIMAGAGVRLSNIQKFIDSGLQEVHSSASRLVASPMRYRKAGVSMCSEAETDEFSRYCVDGDVVEAMKSMTQLTTVRVA from the coding sequence ATGACGAAACTGGAAATTTGTTGCTACGGCATCGACTGTGCAATGACTGCGCAGCTGTCCGGTGCCGATCGCGTGGAGCTGTGCAGCGCACCGCGCGAAGGTGGGTTGACGCCTTCAGCTGGCGTGCTGGAAGCCGCACGACGTGAAATTTCGATCCCGGTACATCCTATCGTCCGTCCGCGCGGCGGGGATTTTTGTTACACCCACCATGAATTTGAATCGATGAAATCCGACGTTGCGCTGATGCGTGAACTGGGTTTTCCTGGGCTGGTCATCGGCATGCTGGATGAAGATGCGCATGTTGATATCGCCCGCATGCAGCAAATTATGAAGCTGTGTGATGGCATGGCCGTCACTTTCCATCGCGCCTTTGATTTGTGCCACAGCCCCAAACGTTCGTTAGAGGTGCTGGCTGATTTAGGCATCGCGCGTATTCTCACTTCCGGACAGCAACAGAGTGCCGAAGCAGGAATTGCATTATTACGGGAACTAAATGAACACAGCACGGGTCCGATTATTATGGCGGGTGCGGGCGTACGTTTGAGCAATATCCAGAAGTTCATTGACAGTGGATTGCAGGAAGTTCACAGCTCCGCCAGCCGATTAGTCGCTTCGCCGATGCGCTACCGTAAAGCCGGTGTTTCTATGTGCTCCGAAGCGGAAACCGATGAATTCAGTCGCTACTGTGTTGATGGTGATGTCGTTGAAGCCATGAAAAGCATGACGCAGTTGACCACCGTCCGGGTAGCCTGA
- a CDS encoding MFS transporter codes for MSNHDIIDVKGWIDARPITGYQWLTLALCFIIIMFDGYDAAAMGFIAPALIEDWGISHAEMGPILGAAMFGVAIGALIAGPWSDKLGRKRVLLLSIAVFACFSLLSAFARTPLEMGVLRFLTGLGLGAVMPNCVTLVSEYMPERRRSLMITVMYSGFNIGSGLGGFIAAGMLPHYGWQAVLGFGGLLPLLMLPLLLWLLPESAMYMVVRKVSRDKIAAVLKRLGGEFAAGTAFVLNAPVIPKKAQVLQLFSRGYAGGTLVLWLTYFMGLFVIYLLNGWLPTIMRSGGVTLERAAIVAGLFQLGGTVGGLLVGGLMDRFKAKYVIALFYLLGSFCLVSQGIWGFGPNLLALLVFMAGICINGAQTGLQAFSPAFYPTEMRATGVCWMHGIGRSGAIISSSLGGVLLGVFPGQTAIFIVLSLPAVLAALSITRHHPAQVARQVKGIDLNDLPSLSRTLNNR; via the coding sequence ATGAGCAATCACGACATTATCGATGTAAAAGGCTGGATCGACGCCCGCCCGATCACCGGATACCAGTGGCTGACCCTCGCCCTGTGTTTCATCATCATCATGTTTGATGGCTACGACGCGGCAGCAATGGGTTTCATTGCACCGGCCCTGATTGAAGATTGGGGCATTAGTCATGCGGAAATGGGACCTATTCTTGGTGCCGCCATGTTTGGCGTGGCGATTGGCGCGCTGATCGCTGGCCCGTGGTCGGACAAATTGGGGCGCAAGCGCGTGCTGCTGCTGTCGATTGCCGTGTTTGCCTGCTTCAGCCTGCTGAGCGCCTTCGCCCGCACGCCGCTGGAAATGGGTGTGTTACGTTTTCTCACCGGTCTGGGTCTGGGTGCGGTGATGCCAAACTGCGTGACGCTGGTGTCGGAATATATGCCAGAGCGCCGCCGCAGCCTGATGATCACCGTGATGTACAGCGGCTTTAATATCGGATCCGGGCTGGGCGGATTCATTGCTGCTGGCATGCTGCCGCACTATGGCTGGCAAGCGGTATTGGGCTTTGGCGGCCTGCTGCCACTGCTGATGTTGCCCCTCCTGCTGTGGCTGTTACCCGAATCGGCCATGTATATGGTGGTACGTAAGGTCAGTCGCGACAAAATTGCCGCCGTGCTTAAGCGCCTTGGCGGTGAGTTTGCCGCAGGGACTGCCTTTGTGCTTAATGCACCGGTGATCCCGAAGAAAGCCCAGGTGCTGCAACTGTTCAGCCGTGGTTATGCGGGCGGTACGCTGGTGCTGTGGCTGACCTACTTTATGGGACTGTTTGTCATCTACCTGCTCAACGGCTGGTTGCCGACCATTATGCGTTCCGGCGGTGTGACGCTGGAACGCGCAGCGATTGTTGCCGGCTTATTCCAGCTGGGTGGAACGGTTGGCGGCCTGCTGGTCGGTGGGCTGATGGACCGGTTTAAAGCTAAATACGTTATTGCCCTGTTCTATCTACTCGGCAGCTTCTGCCTGGTATCACAGGGAATCTGGGGCTTTGGCCCTAATCTGCTGGCACTGCTGGTCTTCATGGCAGGTATCTGCATCAACGGGGCGCAAACCGGCTTACAGGCATTTTCTCCGGCTTTCTACCCCACCGAAATGCGCGCCACTGGCGTGTGCTGGATGCACGGTATTGGCCGTAGCGGTGCCATTATCAGCTCCTCTCTGGGCGGCGTGCTGCTCGGCGTATTTCCTGGGCAAACCGCTATTTTTATCGTTTTGTCGCTCCCGGCAGTTTTGGCGGCACTCTCCATCACCCGACATCACCCTGCGCAGGTGGCCCGTCAGGTCAAAGGCATCGACCTTAATGACCTGCCGTCCCTGTCGCGTACCCTGAATAATCGATGA
- the aroQ gene encoding type II 3-dehydroquinate dehydratase, with protein MRTIYVLNGPNLNLLGTREPETYGADTLESVEALCRATAEELGVAIEFRQTNHEGEMIEWIQQARLQAQALVINPAAWTHTSVAIRDAVTGVALPLWEVHITNVHKREPFRHHSYLSDVAQGVICGYGIRGYRYALMEAARAG; from the coding sequence ATGAGAACCATCTACGTTTTGAACGGCCCGAACCTCAATTTGCTGGGTACCCGTGAGCCGGAAACTTACGGTGCCGATACGCTCGAGAGCGTGGAAGCGCTGTGCCGGGCGACGGCCGAAGAGTTGGGCGTTGCCATTGAGTTTCGTCAGACTAACCACGAAGGTGAAATGATCGAGTGGATCCAGCAGGCACGCCTGCAGGCGCAGGCGCTGGTGATCAATCCAGCGGCATGGACGCACACTTCGGTGGCGATCCGTGATGCGGTCACTGGCGTGGCGCTGCCGCTATGGGAAGTGCACATCACGAACGTGCATAAACGTGAGCCCTTCCGTCACCACTCCTATCTTTCGGACGTCGCGCAGGGTGTCATCTGCGGCTACGGCATTCGCGGCTATCGCTATGCGTTGATGGAAGCAGCACGCGCAGGCTAA
- the argS gene encoding arginine--tRNA ligase yields the protein MNIQALLSDKVSQAMVAAGAPADCEPQVRQSAKVQFGDYQANGIMAVAKKLGQAPRQLAEQVIQHLDLNGIASKVEIAGPGFINIFLDRAWLAAQTAQALQLPRLGVSTVAPQTIVVDYSAPNVAKQMHVGHVRSTIIGDAAVRTLEFLGHKVIRANHVGDWGTQFGMLIAYLEKQQNENHEAIALADLEAFYREAKITYDADEAFAERARSYVVKLQGGDEYCRSMWKKLVDITMSQNQLVYDRLNVTLTRKDVMGESLYNDMLPGIVADLREKGLAVTSEGATVVFLDEFKNKEGEPMGVIIQKKDGGYLYTTTDIACAKYRFETLHADRVLYYIDSRQHQHLQQAWTIVRKAGYVPESVPLEHHAFGMMLGKDGRPFKTRSGGTIRLADLLDEAVERAHALVSEKNPEMSAQELRDLSEVVGIGAVKYADLSKSRTTDYIFDWDNMLAFEGNTAPYMQYAYTRVLSVFRKAGIDADSLSGDMVLTEEREAQLATRLLQFEEVITQVARDGTPHVMCAYLYELAGQFSGFYEHCPILSAEDETIRNSRLQLAALTAKTLKQGLDTLGIKTVERM from the coding sequence GTGAATATTCAGGCTCTTCTTTCCGACAAAGTCAGTCAGGCAATGGTAGCGGCGGGTGCGCCTGCCGATTGCGAACCTCAGGTTCGTCAGTCTGCGAAAGTGCAGTTCGGTGACTACCAGGCCAACGGTATCATGGCCGTGGCGAAAAAACTGGGTCAGGCACCGCGCCAACTGGCTGAGCAAGTGATTCAGCACCTGGACCTCAACGGCATCGCCAGCAAGGTCGAAATTGCCGGTCCCGGCTTTATCAACATCTTTCTGGACCGTGCATGGCTGGCGGCGCAAACCGCCCAGGCCCTGCAGCTGCCGCGCCTGGGCGTAAGCACCGTTGCGCCGCAAACTATCGTGGTGGATTACTCCGCGCCGAACGTGGCGAAGCAGATGCACGTCGGTCACGTGCGCTCCACCATCATCGGTGATGCTGCCGTGCGTACGCTGGAGTTTCTCGGTCACAAGGTGATTCGCGCCAACCACGTCGGTGACTGGGGCACGCAGTTCGGCATGCTGATTGCCTATCTGGAAAAGCAGCAGAATGAAAATCACGAAGCGATCGCGCTGGCCGATTTAGAAGCCTTCTACCGCGAAGCTAAAATCACCTATGACGCCGACGAAGCCTTTGCGGAACGCGCGCGTAGCTACGTGGTGAAACTGCAAGGTGGCGATGAGTATTGCCGCAGCATGTGGAAGAAGCTGGTCGATATCACCATGAGTCAGAACCAGCTGGTTTACGACCGCCTGAACGTGACGTTGACGCGCAAAGACGTGATGGGCGAAAGCCTGTACAACGACATGCTGCCGGGCATCGTCGCTGATTTGCGTGAAAAAGGTCTGGCGGTTACCAGCGAAGGCGCCACCGTGGTTTTCCTTGATGAGTTTAAAAACAAGGAAGGCGAACCGATGGGCGTGATCATTCAGAAGAAAGATGGCGGCTATCTCTACACCACCACCGACATCGCCTGCGCCAAATACCGCTTCGAAACCCTGCATGCCGATCGCGTGCTGTACTACATCGATTCGCGTCAGCATCAGCATCTGCAGCAGGCGTGGACCATCGTGCGCAAAGCCGGTTATGTGCCAGAATCGGTTCCGCTGGAACACCATGCGTTTGGCATGATGCTGGGCAAGGATGGCCGTCCGTTCAAAACCCGCAGCGGCGGCACCATTCGCCTCGCGGACTTGCTGGATGAAGCCGTTGAACGTGCGCATGCGTTGGTAAGCGAGAAGAATCCAGAGATGTCGGCGCAAGAGCTGAGAGATCTGTCAGAAGTGGTCGGTATCGGCGCGGTCAAATACGCTGACCTGTCAAAAAGCCGCACCACCGATTACATCTTCGACTGGGACAACATGCTGGCATTTGAAGGCAATACCGCGCCTTACATGCAGTATGCCTACACGCGTGTGTTATCGGTGTTCCGCAAAGCCGGCATTGATGCCGATAGCCTGAGCGGCGACATGGTACTGACTGAAGAGCGCGAAGCGCAGCTGGCCACCCGCTTGCTGCAGTTCGAAGAGGTGATTACTCAGGTCGCACGCGACGGCACGCCACACGTGATGTGTGCTTACCTGTATGAGCTGGCCGGTCAGTTCTCTGGCTTCTATGAGCACTGCCCAATTCTCTCCGCCGAAGATGAGACTATTCGTAACAGCCGCCTGCAGCTGGCCGCCTTAACCGCGAAGACGCTGAAGCAAGGTCTGGATACGCTGGGCATTAAAACCGTCGAGCGCATGTAA
- a CDS encoding MalY/PatB family protein encodes MAFDFNQWIDRRHSDSLKWHKYGDRDVLPLWVADSDFRSPPCVIEAIKKRAEHGVFGYGATPTGLIDITLSRLAQRYNWHIQPEWIVLLPGVVCGLNLSVRAFTESGEATVAPTPIYPPFRGAAKLADRAQVNLPLRLQDGRWVMDLNAPEMQGNERLLMLCNPQNPGGTVYRREELEAQLAFAQQHDLIVCSDEIHCDLLLSPEVQHIPFATLSEDAAQRSITLLSPSKTFNIAGLGASMAIIPNAELRQRFKRVREGIVPGVDILALVAAEAAWRDGEAWLTAQLDYLRANRDFLVAQVNALPELRMAAPEATYLGWIDASQLAVASPALYFEQHGLGFSPGHDFGDDHFVRFNFGCTRDTLEQAVTRLQRAVTAQR; translated from the coding sequence ATGGCATTCGATTTTAATCAATGGATAGACCGTCGTCACAGCGATAGTTTGAAATGGCACAAATATGGCGATCGTGATGTGCTGCCGCTCTGGGTGGCGGACAGCGATTTCCGTTCACCGCCGTGCGTGATTGAGGCCATAAAAAAGCGCGCCGAACACGGTGTTTTTGGCTATGGTGCAACACCAACCGGCTTGATTGATATCACCCTTTCCCGATTAGCGCAGCGCTACAACTGGCATATTCAGCCGGAATGGATTGTGTTATTGCCTGGCGTAGTGTGCGGTTTGAATCTTTCGGTCCGCGCATTCACAGAGTCAGGCGAAGCGACGGTGGCACCAACGCCAATCTATCCACCGTTTCGCGGCGCGGCAAAATTAGCCGATCGCGCGCAGGTGAACCTGCCGCTGCGTTTACAGGACGGCCGCTGGGTAATGGATCTCAACGCTCCGGAGATGCAGGGCAATGAGCGCCTGCTGATGTTGTGTAATCCGCAAAATCCCGGTGGTACGGTTTATCGCCGTGAGGAGCTGGAAGCCCAGCTGGCCTTTGCGCAGCAACATGATTTGATCGTCTGCTCTGATGAGATCCATTGCGATCTGCTGTTATCCCCGGAAGTGCAGCACATTCCCTTTGCCACCTTGAGTGAAGATGCCGCGCAGCGCAGCATTACGCTGCTATCTCCTTCGAAAACCTTCAATATTGCTGGATTAGGCGCCTCGATGGCGATTATACCCAATGCGGAATTACGCCAGCGCTTCAAACGCGTACGTGAAGGTATCGTGCCAGGCGTTGATATCCTGGCGTTAGTGGCGGCGGAAGCGGCGTGGCGTGATGGCGAAGCCTGGCTAACGGCGCAGCTGGATTATCTGCGCGCCAACCGTGACTTTCTGGTCGCGCAGGTAAATGCCCTGCCGGAGCTGCGAATGGCAGCGCCTGAAGCGACTTATCTTGGCTGGATAGATGCCAGCCAGTTAGCGGTCGCCAGCCCCGCGCTCTACTTTGAACAGCACGGACTCGGCTTTTCGCCTGGCCATGATTTTGGTGACGATCATTTCGTACGCTTCAACTTTGGCTGTACGCGCGACACGCTAGAGCAAGCGGTCACACGCTTGCAGCGCGCGGTCACCGCGCAGCGTTAG
- a CDS encoding VOC family protein, producing MELDDLKQDLTHFEHSLQDFAERLGIRLAEHEADHVAVRCHQIATAERWKAGFLQIGSQFSEAIINGRPICLFKLHQPLQLAGWQVDVIELPWPGEKRYRHEGWEHVELVLRGEPETLGMRAMALLSDDALTQPGISFKTSAPKGENERLPNPTLAVTDGQTTIKFHPWRLEEIVASEQA from the coding sequence ATGGAACTGGATGATTTAAAACAAGACTTGACTCATTTTGAGCACTCTTTGCAAGATTTTGCAGAACGCTTAGGTATTCGGTTGGCTGAACATGAGGCCGATCACGTTGCGGTGCGCTGCCATCAAATCGCCACGGCGGAGCGCTGGAAAGCGGGATTTTTGCAAATTGGGAGCCAATTCTCTGAAGCGATCATCAATGGACGCCCAATCTGCCTGTTTAAACTGCATCAGCCATTGCAACTGGCGGGATGGCAAGTCGATGTGATTGAGCTGCCGTGGCCGGGGGAGAAACGTTATCGCCACGAAGGTTGGGAGCATGTGGAGCTTGTGTTGCGCGGCGAACCGGAAACGCTTGGCATGCGCGCGATGGCACTGCTGTCAGATGACGCTTTGACACAGCCTGGTATCTCTTTCAAAACCAGTGCGCCAAAAGGGGAGAATGAGCGGTTGCCCAATCCGACGCTGGCGGTGACGGATGGGCAAACCACGATAAAATTTCATCCGTGGCGACTGGAAGAGATCGTCGCCAGCGAACAGGCCTAA
- a CDS encoding gallate dioxygenase has protein sequence MAKIIGGLAVSHTPTIGFAVDHNKQQEGAWAPIFDGFAPMQRWLEEKKPDVLLYVFNDHVTSFFFDHYSAFVLGIDDDYAVADEGGGARDLPPVKGHAALSQHIGASLMADEFDMSFFQDKALDHGLFSPLSALAPWQGGWPMQVVPLAVGVLQFPIPTARRCYKLGQALKRAVESFPEDLKVAVVATGGVSHQVHGERCGFNNPEWDAQFIDLLINDPERLTEITLAEYATLGGLEGAEVIMWLIMRGALSANVEKLHQDYYLPSMTGIATLILENQSREAPVDVHQRQRDKINLQLSGVEKLPGTYPFTQARSLKALRINRFLHRMIQPEWRKRFRAEPQALYQEAGLTAEEQALITQLDWRGMIHYGVSFFLLEKLGAVVGVSNLHIYSAMRGETLEQFQQTRNQQVLYSVAGKAD, from the coding sequence ATGGCTAAAATCATAGGCGGTCTGGCAGTTTCTCATACACCTACCATTGGCTTTGCGGTCGATCACAACAAGCAGCAGGAAGGTGCCTGGGCACCGATATTCGATGGCTTTGCGCCGATGCAGCGTTGGCTGGAGGAGAAGAAACCGGACGTGCTGCTGTATGTGTTTAACGATCACGTCACCTCGTTCTTTTTCGATCACTACTCAGCCTTTGTACTGGGCATTGATGACGACTATGCCGTCGCCGATGAGGGGGGTGGCGCGCGCGATCTGCCGCCGGTAAAAGGCCATGCGGCGCTGTCGCAACATATTGGTGCCAGCCTGATGGCCGATGAGTTCGATATGTCATTCTTCCAGGACAAAGCGCTGGATCACGGCCTGTTCTCTCCGCTGTCGGCGCTGGCGCCGTGGCAAGGCGGCTGGCCAATGCAGGTAGTTCCGCTGGCGGTGGGCGTTTTACAGTTCCCGATTCCAACGGCGCGACGTTGCTATAAATTGGGCCAGGCGCTGAAACGCGCGGTGGAGAGTTTCCCCGAAGACCTGAAGGTTGCCGTGGTGGCGACCGGTGGCGTCTCACATCAGGTACACGGCGAGCGCTGCGGCTTCAACAATCCAGAATGGGATGCCCAGTTTATCGATCTGCTGATCAACGACCCTGAGCGTCTGACCGAAATCACTCTGGCGGAATACGCCACGCTCGGTGGTCTGGAAGGCGCCGAAGTGATCATGTGGCTGATCATGCGCGGTGCGCTGTCGGCTAACGTTGAGAAACTGCATCAGGACTACTATCTGCCGTCAATGACCGGCATCGCCACGCTGATCCTCGAAAACCAATCGCGCGAGGCACCGGTAGATGTGCATCAGCGCCAGCGCGATAAGATCAACCTGCAGCTCAGCGGGGTGGAAAAACTGCCAGGCACCTATCCCTTTACTCAGGCGCGCAGCCTGAAAGCGCTGCGAATCAACCGCTTCCTGCACCGCATGATTCAGCCGGAATGGCGTAAGCGTTTCCGCGCGGAGCCGCAGGCGCTGTATCAGGAAGCCGGACTGACCGCTGAAGAGCAGGCGCTCATCACCCAGCTCGACTGGCGTGGCATGATCCACTACGGCGTCAGCTTCTTCCTGCTGGAAAAACTGGGTGCAGTGGTCGGCGTGTCTAACCTGCATATCTACTCGGCGATGCGTGGCGAAACGCTGGAGCAGTTCCAGCAGACGCGCAATCAACAGGTGCTCTACTCTGTGGCGGGGAAAGCAGACTGA